From a region of the Triticum aestivum cultivar Chinese Spring chromosome 7D, IWGSC CS RefSeq v2.1, whole genome shotgun sequence genome:
- the LOC123170565 gene encoding disease resistance protein RGA2-like has translation MAEVALASAALRLAASPLLKKLLADASTYLGVDMARELHQLETTIIPQFELVVEAADKGNHRPKLDKWLQELKDAFYMAEDLLDEHEHNLLKRKADGKDSMLPNDSSISSIFMKPLHAASSRMSNMRSDNRNLLRHLNELKATLAKAKDFHELLRLPIGYNAENPTIPSSIVHVATSLPPLKVIGRDKDRDHIINHLTKTTGTAESRTAMYSGLAIVGVGGMGKSTLAQLVYNDKRIKEYFDVTMWVSISRKLDVHRHTREIIESASQGECPRIDNLDTLQRRLKDLLQESGKFLLVLDDVWFEPDSEREWDQLLAPLVSQQTGSKVLVTSRRDTFPASLFCAEVCPLENMEDDQFLELFKHHAFFGPEIQNPRLREKLEKISEKIAKRLGQSPLAAKVVGSQLKGKTSITAWKDALTINIDKLGEPIRALLWSYEKLDPCMQRCFLYCSLFPKGYKYGIDELVQLWMAAGLVDSCNKNKRVEDIGRECFKEMISVSFFQPVHDDYTPMYCVIHDLLHDLAESLSKENYFRLEDDNITEIPSTIRHLSVSVGSLKEHKQIICKLRHLRSIICIAPLTDDVSYLFNHILQNLKKLRVLYLSSYSSSMLPESVGKLKHLRYLNIVRTLISKLPRSLCTLYHLQSLLLNDKVESLPEKLCDLRKLRHLEQHDYRIYTSNKKALCQIPNIGKLTSLQQFEEFSVQKKKGYELEQLRYMNEIRGSLSVTNLENVSTKDQALESKLYQKIHLGSLQLVWSHMYNTNEEDNLHLEILEGLIPPPQLEDLTIHGYKSSKYPSWLLDGSYFENLESLSFVNCSTLQSALQIKDDEKFIKNYLIDAWIDSHKQRIRLMYERGIGLSLVPPRGLRELTLSSCNITNGALAVCLDGLGSLKTLVLEQIMTLTTLPSEEVLQHLTKLDRLFIKYCWCLRSLGGLRAATSLSDVKLISCPSLELACGAECLPLSLQSLSIDKCVLAADFLCANWPHMHDIEIRKCRSTTCLSVGSLTSVKSLSLEHLPDLCMLKGLSSLELHHVQLIDAWKLNLMCISQFRVQYSFVVSSTTILNTMLTAEGSTVPAFLSLVSCNEQFVSFEASANFTFVKRLTFRDCLMFSLPYLKCFSNLEHLDIYDCPNISSLPDLPSSLQLIRIRSCGEHLMESCQAPHGESWSKIAHIRWKLFE, from the exons ATGGCAGAAGTAGCATTAGCTAGTGCTGCCTTAAGATTGGCCGCATCGCCCCTCTTGAAGAAGCTCCTTGCTGATGCTTCAACATACCTTGGAGTGGACATGGCGCGTGAACTCCATCAACTGGAGACCACTATCATACCGCAGTTCGAGCTAGTGGTTGAAGCAGCCGACAAGGGAAATCACAGGCCCAAGTTGGACAAATGGCTTCAAGAACTCAAGGATGCCTTCTATATGGCTGAAGACTTGCTAGACGAGCATGAGCACAACCTCCTCAAGCGCAAAGCAGACGGGAAGGATTCAATGCTGCCTAATGACTCTTCCATTAGCAGCATATTTATGAAGCCTCTACATGCTGCATCGAGCAGGATGTCCAATATGAGATCAGATAACAGAAATTTACTTCGCCATCTCAATGAACTTAAGGCTACCCTAGCGAAAGCTAAGGACTTTCACGAACTGCTGCGCTTACCAATTGGTTATAATGCAGAGAACCCCACCATACCATCATCCATTGTTCATGTGGCTACATCACTGCCACCTCTGAAAGTGATCGGTCGTGATAAGGATCGTGATCATATAATAAATCATCTTACCAAGACAACTGGTACTGCTGAGTCTAGGACTGCTATGTACTCCGGATTGGCCATTGTTGGAGTTGGAGGCATGGGAAAGTCCACTTTGGCACAACTTGTTTACAATGACAAGCGGATAAAAGAATATTTTGATGTGACAATGTGGGTAAGCATCTCACGCAAACTTGATGTTCACCGTCATACACGGGAGATCATCGAGTCTGCTTCTCAAGGGGAGTGCCCACGCATTGATAACCTTGATACACTTCAGCGTAGGTTGAAAGACTTACTGCAAGAATCCGGGAAATTCCTGCTTGTTTTGGATGATGTTTGGTTTGAACCTGACAGTGAAAGGGAATGGGACCAACTATTAGCTCCTCTAGTTTCCCAACAAACAGGAAGCAAAGTTTTGGTAACCTCTCGAAGGGATACATTTCCAGCTTCTCTTTTTTGTGCGGAAGTGTGTCCTCTGGAAAACATGGAAGACGATCAATTCTTGGAACTCTTCAAACACCATGCATTTTTTGGACCAGAAATTCAAAATCCACGGTTGCGTGAAAAGCTAGAAAAAATTTCAGAGAAGATTGCTAAAAGGCTTGGACAATCTCCTTTGGCGGCAAAAGTTGTGGGTTCCCAGTTGAAAGGGAAAACAAGTATCACTGCTTGGAAGGATGCTCTAACTATAAATATTGACAAATTAGGTGAGCCCATTAGAGCTCTACTGTGGAGTTATGAGAAGTTAGATCCATGTATGCAGAGGTGCTTTCTATATTGCAGCTTGTTTCCAAAAGGCTACAAGTATGGCATTGATGAGTTGGTTCAACTTTGGATGGCAGCGGGACTTGTTGATTCGTGCAACAAAAACAAGAGAGTGGAAGACATTGGGAGAGAATGCTTCAAGGAGATGATCTCGGTTTCATTCTTTCAACCAGTACATGACGATTACACACCCATGTACTGTGTTATCCATGATCTCCTTCATGATCTGGCAGAATCACTGTCCAAAGAGAACTATTTCAGATTGGAAGATGATAACATAACAGAAATACCATCCACCATCCGACACTTGTCTGTTAGCGTCGGTAGTTTGAAGGAACACAAGCAAATTATCTGCAAGCTTCGTCATTTACGTAGTATTATCTGCATAGCCCCCCTAACGGATGATGTAAGTTACCTTTTCAATCATATACTGCAGAATTTGAAGAAGTTGCGCGTACTATATTTGTCATCTTATAGCAGCAGTATGTTGCCAGAATCTGTTGGGAAGTTGAAGCACCTTCGGTATTTAAACATTGTCAGAACGTTGATTTCTAAATTGCCAAGATCCCTATGTACTCTTTACCACTTACAGTCACTTCTGTTAAATGATAAAGTTGAGAGTTTGCCTGAGAAACTCTGCGATTTAAGGAAGTTACGACATCTTGAACAACATGATTACAGAATATACACATCAAACAAGAAAGCATTGTGTCAAATTCCTAACATTGGCAAGCTAACTTCACTTCAACAATTTGAGGAATTTTCTGTGCAAAAGAAAAAAGGTTATGAGTTAGAACAACTAAGGTATATGAATGAGATTCGTGGCAGTTTAAGTGTCACAAATCTTGAGAATGTCAGTACGAAGGATCAAGCCCTAGAATCGAAGTTGTATCAGAAAATTCATCTTGGCAGCTTGCAACTTGTCTGGAGTCACATGTATAACACAAATGAAGAGGATAATTTACATTTGGAGATTCTAGAAGGCTTGATAccaccacctcaacttgaagatcTTACAATTCATGGTTACAAATCTTCAAAATACCCAAGTTGGTTACTTGATGGTTCGTATTTTGAGAATTTGGAATCTTTGAGCTTTGTTAATTGCAGCACATTACAAA GTGCTCTACAAATAAAGGATGACGAAAAATTTATAAAAAATTATCTTATCGATGCATGGATAGACAGTCACAAGCAAAGGATCAGACTCATGTATGAAAGGGGCATTGGGTTGTCGCTGGTTCCACCAAGAGGGCTTCGTGAACTGACTCTTTCATCATGCAATATTACAAATGGAGCTTTAGCTGTTTGCCTTGATGGCCTAGGATCACTTAAAACATTGGTCTTAGAGCAGATTATGACTTTAACTACACTTCCTTCAGAAGAGGTCCTCCAACACTTGACAAAACTTGACCGCTTGTTCATCAAATATTGCTGGTGTCTCAGGTCATTAGGGGGTTTACGAGCTGCTACCTCTCTTTCAGATGTTAAATTGATTTCCTGCCCTTCTTTAGAGTTGGCATGTGGAGCAGAATGTTTGCCATTATCCCTTCAGAGCCTGAGTATAGACAAGTGTGTGCTTGCAGCTGACTTCCTGTGCGCTAATTGGCCACACATGCATGATATTGAAATAAGAAAATGTAGAAGCACCACATGCTTGTCTGTTGGTAGTCTTACCTCTGTTAAATCACTCTCACTGGAGCACTTGCCAGATTTATGTATGCTCAAAGGATTGTCTTCACTGGAACTTCACCATGTACAATTGATTGATGCTTGGAAACTCAACCTCATGTGTATCTCACAGTTTCGTGTCCAGTACTCATTCGTAGTGAGCAGCACTACAATACTCAACACCATGCTTACGGCAGAAGGCTCCACGGTTCCAGCATTTCTCTCTCTTGTATCATGCAATGAACAATTCGTTTCATTCGAAGCATCCGCAAATTTCACATTTGTCAAGAGGCTTACGTTCCGGGATTGTCTAATGTTTTCCCTGCCATATCTGAAGTGCTTCTCCAATTTGGAGCATCTAGATATCTATGACTGCCCCAACATATCATCTTTACCAGATCTGCCATCCTCCCTCCAGCTCATAAGAATACGTTCATGTGGTGAGCACTTGATGGAAAGCTGCCAAGCACCTCATGGAGAAAGTTGGTCAAAGATCGCGCATATTCGCTGGAAGCTATTTGAATAA